GATGGGAAACTTCCAACTGCGAATGTGGGGCGAGGGCCCTGCCTTTACGTAGGCGCGGTGGTGACACCGCGGAAGCTACCCTCGCAGCCCGCCGTTCAGGTGGCTTCCGCGTTCTCACGAACGCGCCTACGGTTGACTGCTCACACCTCGATCTTCCAAGGCCCGCGCATCGGCTGCTCGATGAGCTTGTTCGCCTCGGAGTCGTCGAACTTCAGCGTCTTCGGATCGAACTTGAGGTTCTTGTTCAAGCGGTGCGCGGTAACGCCGATGTTGACGATGGTGCAGGACCAGAAGCCGTTGCGTTCGTTGAGGGCAAATTTCTTCCGGGTGCGGACGCTCTCGTGGAAGTCGGTGATCTGCGGCTCGGGGTCGGGCAGCGAGGCGAGCTTCTTCTCGAGGTCCGGGATGTCGGTCTGGAAGCCCTTGGTGATCTTGCCCTTCGGCCCCTGGATGTAGGCGGAGTCCTTGAGGCTGTTGTTGCCATCGAGGATGATCTTGCAACCGTCGGCGTAGGTGAACTCGATGCGCCGCCAAGTGCCGATGGCGTCGGCGTCCTGCGGGTCGGCATCGATCTCCACGGAGATCGGCGCGGTGGTGTCCTTGCCGAGGATGTACTGGGCCGGGTCGAGGTAATGCTGGCCCATGTCGCCGAGGCCGCCGCCATCGTAGTCCCAGTAGCCGCGGAATTTCGCGTGCACGCGGTTCGGGTTGTAGGGCTTCTTCGGCGCGGGGCCGAGCCAGAGATCGTAGTCGAGTTCGGCGGGCACCGGCTGCTCGGTCAGGCCTTTCTGGCCGACCCAGGTGCCGAGCTTCCAGTCGAAGCCGGTATGCGCACCCACGGTGATGGTGAGCGGCCAGCCGAGCACGTCGTGCATGGCGGCCTTCTTGATCTGCTTCACCGGCACGCCCATGCCGTAGAAGTTATCCTTGAAGCGGAACCAGGTGTTGAGACGGAAGACGCGCTCATACTTCTCCACCGCCTTCACCATCGCGATGCCCTCGCCGATTGTCCGGCTCATCGGCTTCTCGCACCAGACGTCCTTGCCGGACTTCGCCGCAGCGATCGACATCAGCGCGTGCCAATGCGGCGGGGTGGCGACGTGCACCACGTCGATGTCCTTGCGCTCAAGGATTTCGCGGAAATCCCGGTAGCCCTTCACGCCCTTGGCCTCGCCGCCGACCTGATTCATCCGCTGGGCGAGGTGGCTCTTGTCCACGTCGCAGAGGGCGAGCAGCTTGCCCGGCATCGGCAGGTGGGAGGCGGAAATCCCGCCGCAGCCGATGATGGCCTTGGTGATCTCTTCCGATGGCGGTGTCTGGCCATTCAGGCCAAGCACGCGGCTCGGGACGATCTGGATGGTCGCCAGCGCGGCGAGCGACTTGAGGGTTTGGCGGCGGGTCAGGTTCATGAGATCGGAGTCGGAAAAGGTTCAATGCTTCGTGTCACCGCCATCCGCGGACTTGTCCCAGAAGGCAACGAGGAACAGGACGGCGATGACTGCGGCCATGCCCGCAGGCAGCAGCCAGAAGGCCTTCCACTGGGTGGAAGCCGTGGAAAGCAGGGTGGCATCCACCTTCGGCAGCCCGACGGAGAACATCTGTCCGAGCTGCTGCGCGAAGCTGGGAGTCTCACCGGTGGAGCCGGCCTGGATCGCTTCGGCCAGCGGTGCGTGGCCGCCCACGCCGACCTTCATCCGCGCATCGGCGATCTTGTAGCCGAAATACATACCGATGCCCTGGGTGAAGAAGACCAGCATCGACTGCACCTGGCTGCGCACGGTGACCGGCGCGGCCTTGTCGGCGTAGATGAAGCCGGTGACGAAGAAGAAGTCGTAGCAAATCCCGTGCAGCGCGATGGCGAGGAACAGCATCCACACCACCTGATCCGGCGCGGCAAAGGCGAACAGCACATAGCGCAGCACCCAGGCGGCCATGCCGATGAGGATCATCCACTTCACGCCCAGCTTCCGGAAGAAGAACGGGATCAGCAGCATGAACACGATTTCCGACATCTGTCCGATCGACATCGACGAGGCCGGCTGGCGGAAGCCCATGTCGGAGAGGAAGATGGAGGTCGTGCTATAGTAGTAGGCGAGCGGGATGCAGATCAGCGTGGAGCACAGGATGAAGATGAAGAAGGCGGGCTTCGCGAGCAGCTTGAAGGCATCCAGCATGAAGATGGAGCTCAGCTTGAGCGGCTGTCCTTTCGCCGGCGGCGGCGTGGTGGGAAGAAAGAAGGAGAACGCGCCGAGCAGGAGGGAAGTCCCGCCGGCGAGGGTGAAGATGTGCAGGCTCTTGGACCATCCCATGAAGCCGGTGATGAGGCCGGCGACGATCCAGCCGATGGTGCCCCAGACGCGGAGGGCGGGAAATTTGCTCTGGTCGCTGATATTGGCGAACGCGATCGAATTTCCGAGTCCCAGCGTCGGCATGTAGCAAAGCATGTGGAGGATGAAGAGGTTCTTCACCATCTCCGCGTCCCCCTTCGCCGCGAGCCCGGGCACCGCAAGCATGGCCGCCCCGCCGATGAGCAGCAGCACGCCCATCACCTTCTCGGATGGGAAAAAGCGGTCCGCCACCAGACCGAGGAACAGCGGCGCGATGATCGCCGCGATCGGGGCGCTGCCGTACGCCGCGCCGATGATCGAGGCGAGGCCATTGGCGTCCAGGCAGGCCCCCAAGGTCACGAACCAAGCTCCCCAGAGGAAGAACTGCAAAAACATCATCACCGACAAGCGGGTGGTCACGGCGGACGGGGCGGCTTTTTCCATAACTGGGCGAGACTTGGAGAAACGCCCGCACGGCGGCAAGCAGGATCACGCCCCAATTCGGCTCAAATCGTCCGGTTCTCTCATGAAAAACGAGCATTCCTGAAATTTTTCCACCGGATCCTGAAAGCCCGGCTTGCAGCGGCAGCGTATTTGCGGCCCGTTTGTCACCGCACCTGCCATGAGCCCCACACCTCTTTCCCTTTCCCGCCGCCGTGTAATCGCCGGTTCCGCCGCCACCGCGGTGGTCGCCAGCTTCCCGAATCTCCTGCTCGCCCAAGGCCAAGCCAACACCG
The genomic region above belongs to Luteolibacter arcticus and contains:
- a CDS encoding MFS transporter, which translates into the protein MEKAAPSAVTTRLSVMMFLQFFLWGAWFVTLGACLDANGLASIIGAAYGSAPIAAIIAPLFLGLVADRFFPSEKVMGVLLLIGGAAMLAVPGLAAKGDAEMVKNLFILHMLCYMPTLGLGNSIAFANISDQSKFPALRVWGTIGWIVAGLITGFMGWSKSLHIFTLAGGTSLLLGAFSFFLPTTPPPAKGQPLKLSSIFMLDAFKLLAKPAFFIFILCSTLICIPLAYYYSTTSIFLSDMGFRQPASSMSIGQMSEIVFMLLIPFFFRKLGVKWMILIGMAAWVLRYVLFAFAAPDQVVWMLFLAIALHGICYDFFFVTGFIYADKAAPVTVRSQVQSMLVFFTQGIGMYFGYKIADARMKVGVGGHAPLAEAIQAGSTGETPSFAQQLGQMFSVGLPKVDATLLSTASTQWKAFWLLPAGMAAVIAVLFLVAFWDKSADGGDTKH
- a CDS encoding Gfo/Idh/MocA family oxidoreductase translates to MNLTRRQTLKSLAALATIQIVPSRVLGLNGQTPPSEEITKAIIGCGGISASHLPMPGKLLALCDVDKSHLAQRMNQVGGEAKGVKGYRDFREILERKDIDVVHVATPPHWHALMSIAAAKSGKDVWCEKPMSRTIGEGIAMVKAVEKYERVFRLNTWFRFKDNFYGMGVPVKQIKKAAMHDVLGWPLTITVGAHTGFDWKLGTWVGQKGLTEQPVPAELDYDLWLGPAPKKPYNPNRVHAKFRGYWDYDGGGLGDMGQHYLDPAQYILGKDTTAPISVEIDADPQDADAIGTWRRIEFTYADGCKIILDGNNSLKDSAYIQGPKGKITKGFQTDIPDLEKKLASLPDPEPQITDFHESVRTRKKFALNERNGFWSCTIVNIGVTAHRLNKNLKFDPKTLKFDDSEANKLIEQPMRGPWKIEV